The Streptomyces sp. NBC_00236 DNA window GCAGCAGGTCGCCGTTGCCGGCGCCACGGCCGACCCGGTCAAGGACTACCTGAAGCAGATCGGCAAGGTCCCGCTCCTCAACGCCGAGCAGGAGGTCGAGCTCGCCAAGCGCATCGAGGCGGGTCTGTTCGCCGAGGACAAGCTGGCGAACTCCGACAAGCTCGCTCCCAAGCTCAAGCGCGAGCTGGAGATCATCGCCGAGGACGGCCGCCGCGCCAAGAACCACCTGCTGGAGGCCAACCTCCGTCTCGTGGTCTCGCTGGCCAAGCGTTACACCGGCCGCGGCATGCTCTTCCTGGACCTGATCCAGGAGGGCAACCTGGGTCTGATCCGTGCCGTCGAGAAGTTCGACTACACCAAGGGCTACAAGTTCTCCACGTACGCCACCTGGTGGATCCGTCAGGCGATCACGCGTGCCATGGCCGACCAGGCCCGCACCATCCGTATCCCGGTGCACATGGTCGAGGTCATCAACAAGCTCGCGCGCGTGCAGCGTCAGATGCTCCAGGACCTGGGCCGTGAGCCCACCCCGGAGGAGCTGGCCAAGGAACTCGACATGACCCCCGAGAAGGTCATCGAGGTCCAGAAGTACGGCCGCGAGCCGATCTCCCTCCACACCCCGCTGGGTGAGGACGGGGACAGCGAGTTCGGCGACCTGATCGAGGACTCCGAGGCGGTCGTCCCGGCCGACGCGGTCAGCTTCACGCTCCTCCAGGAGCAGCTGCACTCGGTGCTCGACACGCTGTCCGAGCGTGAGGCGGGCGTGGTCTCCATGCGCTTCGGCCTCACCGACGGGCAGCCGAAGACGCTGGACGAGATCGGCAAGGTCTACGGCGTGACGCGTGAGCGCATCCGTCAGATCGAGTCCAAGACGATGTCCAAGCTGCGCCACCCGTCGCGTTCTCAGGTCCTGCGCGACTATCTCGACTAGGTCGCTCAGTCACGCAGTGGGCCGAGGGCCCGGATCCCCCCAGGGGTCCGGGCCCTCGGTCGTGTGCGGGTGCGGCTTGCGGCTGGCGGAATGACTCTGGGTGGGCATGGTCCATCACAGAGTCAGGAGTACGTATGTCCCGTATCGTCGCCCGCACCATGACCGGGGCGCTCGCCCTCACTGCCGCAACGGCTGTGATACCGCTCGTCTCGCCTGCCCCGGCAGTCGCCGACAGCATCGTCATCGGCGGCCAGCCCGCTCATGTGAAGGACAGTCCGTGGGTGGTGGCGCTCTCCAGCCGTGACCGGTTCGGTGGTACCCGCGCCGGCCAGTTCTGCGGGGCCGTCGTGGTCGGGCCGAAGAAGGCGCTGACGGCCGCGCACTGTCTGAGCCGGGAGGCGCTGGGCGTCGATGTCGGCCAGGTGCGGGATCTGCGGATCATCTCGGGCCGGGACGAGCTGAACGGCACCGACGGCAAGGAGATCGCGGTGAGCGGGACCTGGGTCAATCCCGGTTTCGACGCCGCCACCAACAGCGGGGACGTCGCGGTACTCACGCTCGCCGAGGCGTTGCCCGAACAGAGCGTGATCCCCATGGCCGGGTCCGGTGACTCCGCGTACGACCCGGATACCGCCGCGGTGGTCTACGGCTGGGGCGATACGACCGGCAACGGTGACTACGCGTCGTCGCTCCGGTCGGCGAAGGTGACCGTACTCCCGGACAGTTCGTGCGAGCAGGCCTACCCCGGAGGCCTCAGCGGCACCTACGACGCCTCGGCGATGCTCTGCGCGGGCGAACCCCAGGGCGGCTACGACGCCTGCCAGGGGGACAGCGGAGGGCCTCTGGTGGCCCAGGGGAAGCTGGTCGGCCTCGTGTCCTGGGGCAACGGCTGCGGGCTTCCGGGCAGCCCTGGCGTCTACACGCGGATCTCCGCCGCCATCGAGTGG harbors:
- a CDS encoding RNA polymerase sigma factor, translating into MSASTSRTLPPEIAESESVMALIERGKADGQIAGDDVRRAFEADQIPPTQWKNVLRSLNQILEEEGVTLMVSAAEPSKRARKSSVAAKSPVKRTATKTVAAKTTVTRTVAATAAASAETVDAVADDAAAPAPAKKAAAKKTAAKKTAVKKTAAKKTASKKAGKQDDEILDGDDAAEEVKAGKGEEEEGEGENKGFVLSDDDEDDAPAQQVAVAGATADPVKDYLKQIGKVPLLNAEQEVELAKRIEAGLFAEDKLANSDKLAPKLKRELEIIAEDGRRAKNHLLEANLRLVVSLAKRYTGRGMLFLDLIQEGNLGLIRAVEKFDYTKGYKFSTYATWWIRQAITRAMADQARTIRIPVHMVEVINKLARVQRQMLQDLGREPTPEELAKELDMTPEKVIEVQKYGREPISLHTPLGEDGDSEFGDLIEDSEAVVPADAVSFTLLQEQLHSVLDTLSEREAGVVSMRFGLTDGQPKTLDEIGKVYGVTRERIRQIESKTMSKLRHPSRSQVLRDYLD
- a CDS encoding S1 family peptidase, with protein sequence MSRIVARTMTGALALTAATAVIPLVSPAPAVADSIVIGGQPAHVKDSPWVVALSSRDRFGGTRAGQFCGAVVVGPKKALTAAHCLSREALGVDVGQVRDLRIISGRDELNGTDGKEIAVSGTWVNPGFDAATNSGDVAVLTLAEALPEQSVIPMAGSGDSAYDPDTAAVVYGWGDTTGNGDYASSLRSAKVTVLPDSSCEQAYPGGLSGTYDASAMLCAGEPQGGYDACQGDSGGPLVAQGKLVGLVSWGNGCGLPGSPGVYTRISAAIEWMEGAA